ATAATCGATTTAGCATTACCAGAAGCGTCACAATATCCTTTTAATATTGATAAAAAATAATTGGAATATGCAATTCCAATTTGAATAAAAGCTAAAATACATATAACTAAAGAATATTCTTTACTATTAAATAATAAAATACTAATAAAATCACTAATTAATAAAAAAATAATTGCTAACAATATTGAAAAAAATAAAATAATCGATGATGCTGTTCCTAATAAAGAATATAATTTTTCTTTATCACGATCATATTCTGCTACATATTTTATAATACCATTATAAATACCACCGCCAGACACAACTCCTAACACAGTTAGTAATTGACGAAAATTACTTGATAATCCAACACCTATTGGACCAAAAAACACTGCTAACGATTTTATTATAATAAAACCTATCACTATTTTAATAAAAATAGAACTAGCAGTCCAAATTGAAATTTTAGTGAGTGACATTAGAAAAAAATATTTTAATTCGATTAATAACTATACTTTGTTCTTCATCTGTCATGTTATAAAATATTGGTAAACGTATTAAACGTTCACTATGAAAAGTAGTATTTTCATCTTTTCCATTAAATCGAGTAAATTTTATACCAGCTGGGCTAGTATGTAATGCTACATAATGAAATGCTGTTAATATACCATGAGTTTTCATATAATATGAAAATATCACTCGTTCATTTATATTTTTAAATTTTAAATAAAATATATGACCATTATTTTTAATACCTTCTGGAATAGTCATTAAAGTTATGTAATTAAAATATTCTAATTCTTTTAATTCTTTAAAATAACGTTTCCATAAAAATACACGACGATCATTAATTTTATCTGATTCTTCAAATTGCGCCCATAAATAAGCAGCTTGTAAATTAGATAATAAAAAACTTGATCCTATATCACACCAAGTATACTTATCGATTTGACCATTTAAAAATTTATTACGATTAGTTCCTTTTTCTCTAATTATTTCAGCACGATCAATTAAACTTACATCATTAATTAATATTGCTCCGCCTTCACCACCTGAAGAATAATTTTTAGTTTCATGAAAACTATAACAACCTATATGACCAATAGTTCCAAGTATTTTCCCTTTATATGTAGACATTATACCATGAGCTGCATCTTCAATTACAAAAAGATTATATTTTTTTGCTATATTCATAATAACATCCATTTCACAAGCTATACCAGCATAATGAACAGGAACTATAGCACGTGTAAATTTTGTAATCGCTTCCTCAATTTTAGTTTCATCAATATTCATTGTATCTTTACGAATATCTACAAAAACTATTTTTGCGCCACGTAAAATAAATGCATTTGATGTAGAAACAAAAGTAAAACTA
This Candidatus Providencia siddallii DNA region includes the following protein-coding sequences:
- the rffA gene encoding dTDP-4-amino-4,6-dideoxygalactose transaminase is translated as MIPFNKPPIVGTELIYIKQLIKSNKIFGNNYFGKLCENWMEKQFNCKKVHLTPSCTASLEMASILINISPGDEIIMPSFTFVSTSNAFILRGAKIVFVDIRKDTMNIDETKIEEAITKFTRAIVPVHYAGIACEMDVIMNIAKKYNLFVIEDAAHGIMSTYKGKILGTIGHIGCYSFHETKNYSSGGEGGAILINDVSLIDRAEIIREKGTNRNKFLNGQIDKYTWCDIGSSFLLSNLQAAYLWAQFEESDKINDRRVFLWKRYFKELKELEYFNYITLMTIPEGIKNNGHIFYLKFKNINERVIFSYYMKTHGILTAFHYVALHTSPAGIKFTRFNGKDENTTFHSERLIRLPIFYNMTDEEQSIVINRIKIFFSNVTH